The Cydia splendana chromosome Z, ilCydSple1.2, whole genome shotgun sequence genome window below encodes:
- the LOC134805192 gene encoding uncharacterized protein LOC134805192, giving the protein MAAAHAHSPSDRRPDGRAGSRRIFPPQFKLQVLEAYRRDAQCRGNQRATARKFGIHRRQIQKWLQAEPALRAALLRRAPQPAPSPPPYSAGSPESARLPSPPPAVLPTPPVQVPTPLPLSPEPIDLSVRRPTPPPAPQPAFVPRSAPEPARKPFKLFRPYLDEEDERPPPPPPQVHVLHAFVPVSPASSGCALTACAAPRWCTPVPSFPAPLR; this is encoded by the coding sequence ATGGCCGCCGCCCACGCACACTCGCCCTCCGACCGCCGCCCCGACGGCCGCGCTGGCTCGCGCCGCATTTTCCCACCACAATTTAAACTCCAAGTTCTCGAAGCCTACAGACGTGACGCTCAATGTCGCGGGAACCAGCGCGCGACTGCCAGAAAGTTTGGCATCCATCGCCGTCAGATTCAGAAGTGGCTACAGGCCGAGCCCGCTCTGCGCGCCGCGCTGCTGAGGCGAGCTCCGCAGCCGGCGCCTTCGCCACCGCCATATTCCGCCGGCTCCCCCGAGAGCGCGAGGCTGCCGTCGCCGCCGCCCGCAGTACTTCCCACGCCGCCAGTTCAGGTGCCCACGCCGCTGCCGCTGAGCCCTGAACCGATAGACCTGTCGGTGCGGCGCCCTACCCCGCCGCCCGCACCACAACCTGCGTTCGTGCCCCGCTCGGCGCCGGAGCCCGCGCGCAAGCCGTTCAAGTTGTTCCGGCCGTACCTGGATGAGGAGGATgagcggccgccgccgccgccgccgcaggTGCACGTGTTGCACGCGTTCGTACCCGTGAGCCCAGCGAGCTCGGGCTGCGCGCTGACCgcgtgcgccgcgccgcgttggTGCACGCCCGTGCCTTCGTTCCCGGCGCCGCTCAGATGA